From Prionailurus viverrinus isolate Anna chromosome B2, UM_Priviv_1.0, whole genome shotgun sequence, the proteins below share one genomic window:
- the MRPL18 gene encoding 39S ribosomal protein L18, mitochondrial, whose amino-acid sequence MALRSRFWEWLSVCRNRGCGVAALSTSSKPAVKPGVDPLENEAVAPEFTNRNPRNLELLAVARKERGWGTAWPSREFWHRLRVIRTQHHVEALVEHRSGQVVVSASTREWAIKKHLYSTTNVVACESVGRVLAERCLEAGINFMVYQPTPWEAASDSMKRLQSAVTEGGVVLQEPRRIYE is encoded by the exons ATGGCGCTCCGGTCGCGGTTCTGGGAGTGGCTGTCGGTCTGCAGGAACCGCG GGTGTGGGGTCGCAGCGCTCTCAACCAGTTCCAAGCCAGCGGTGAAGCCTGGAGTGGATCCTCTGGAAAATGAAGCCGTCGCGCCAGAGTTCACCAACCGGAACCCGCGCAATCTGGAGCTCTTAGCTGTGGCCAGGAAAGAGCGGGGTTGGGGGACAGCGTGGCCCTCCCGTGAGTTCTGGCACAG GTTGCGAGTTATAAGGACTCAGCATCACGTGGAAGCGCTTGTTGAGCATCGCAGTGGCCAGGTTGTGGTTTCAGCGTCCACTCGGGAGTGGGCCATTAAAAAGCATCTTTACAGCACCACAAACGTGGTGGCCTGTGAGAGCGTGGGACGGGTGCTGGCAGAGCGATGCTTGGAGGCAGGAATCAACTTCATGGTCTACCAGCCCACTCCGTGGGAGGCAGCCTCAGACTCG ATGAAGCGACTACAGAGTGCCGTGACAGAAGGCGGTGTGGTGCTGCAGGAGCCCCGGAGAATCTATGAATGA